A window from Callithrix jacchus isolate 240 chromosome 17, calJac240_pri, whole genome shotgun sequence encodes these proteins:
- the AMOTL2 gene encoding angiomotin-like protein 2 isoform X2 has product MRTLEDSSGTVLHRLIQEQLRYGNLTETRTLLAIQQQALRGGAGTGGTGSPQTSLEILAPEDSQVLQQATRQEPQGQEHQGGENHLAENTLYRLCPQPSKGEELPTYEEAKAHSQYYAAQQAGPRPHAGDRDPRGAPGGSRRQDEALRELRHGHVRSLSERLLQLSLERNGARTPSHMSSSHSFPQLARSQQGPPPRGPPAEGPESRGPPPQYPHVVLAHETTTAVTDPRYRARGSPHFQHAEVRILQAQVPPVFLQQQQQYQYLQQPQEHTPPPHPAALGHGPLSSLSPPAVEGPVSAQASSATSGSAHVAQMEAVLRENARLQRDNERLQRELESSAEKTGRIEKLESEILRLSEAHESLTRASSKREALEKTMRNKMDSEMRRLQDFNRDLRERLESANRRLASKTQEAQAGSQDMVAKLLAQSYEQQQEQEKLEREMALLRGAIEDQRRRAELLEQALGNAQGRAARAEEELRKKQAYVEKVERLQQALGQLQAACEKREQLELRLRTRLEQELKALRAQQRQGGVPGGGSGSGGSPELSALRLSEQLREKEEQILALEADMTKWEQKYLEERAMRQFAMDAAATAAAQRDTTLIRHSPQPSPSSSFNEGLLTGGHRHQEMESRLKVLHAQILEKDAVIKVLQQRSRRDPGKATQGSLRPAKSVPSVFTAATAGTQGWQGLSSNERQAADAPARLTTDRTPTEEPVVPSPPAAHAKHGSRDGSTQTDGLPESPSASLPPEPDSLLGCGNGQRAVSLDSVAISRVQDLSDMVEILI; this is encoded by the exons ATGAGGACGCTGGAAGACTCCTCGGGGACAGTCCTGCACCGCCTCATCCAGGAGCAGCTGCGCTACGGCAACCTGACTGAGACGCGCACGCTGCTAGCCATCCAGCAGCAGGCCCTGCGGGGTGGGGCTGGAACTGGGGGCACAGGGAGCCCCCAGACCTCCCTAGAGATTCTGGCACCTGAAGACAGTCAGGTGCTGCAGCAGGCCACCAGGCAGGAGCCCCAGGGCCAGGAGCATCAGGGTGGTGAGAACCACCTGGCAGAGAACACCCTCTACCGGCTATGCCCACAGCCCAGCAAGGGAGAGGAGCTGCCCACCTATGAGGAGGCCAAGGCCCACTCGCAGTATTACGCGGCCCAGCAGGCGGGGCCCCGGCCACATGCTGGGGACCGAGATCCCCGTGGGGCTCCTGGAGGCAGTCGGAGGCAGGATGAGGCCCTGCGGGAGCTGAGGCATGGGCACGTGCGCTCACTGAGTGAACGGCTCCTGCAGTTGTCCCTGGAGAGGAATGGCGCCCGCACCCCCAGCCACATGAGCTCCTCCCACAGCTTCCCACAGCTGGCCCGCAGCCAGCAGGGCCCCCCACCTAGGGGACCCCCTGCTGAGGGCCCAGAGTCCCGAGGACCTCCACCTCAGTACCCTCACGTTGTACTCGCTCATGAGACCACCACTGCTGTCACTGACCCACGGTACCGTGCCCGTGGCAGCCCGCACTTCCAGCATGCTGAAGTCAG GATCCTGCAGGCCCAGGTGCCGCCTGTGTTCCtccaacagcagcagcagtacCAGTACCTGCAGCAGCCCCAGGagcacaccccacccccacatccAGCTGCTCTCGGCCACGGCCCCCTAAGCTCCCTCAGTCCACCTGCTGTGGAGGGACCAGTGAGTGcccaggcctcctcagccacctcGGGCAGTGCCCATGTGGCCCAGATGGAGGCTGTGCTGAGGGAGAATGCCAGGCTGCAGAGGGACAATGAGCGGCTGCAGAGGGAGCTGGAGAGCTCTGCGGAGAAGACTGGCCGCATCGAGAAG CTGGAAAGTGAAATCCTGCGGCTCTCTGAGGCCCATGAGAGCCTGACCAGAGCCTCTTCCAAGCGTGAGGCCCTGGAGAAGACCATGCGGAACAAGATGGACAGTGAAATGAGGAGGCTGCAGGACTTCAACCGGGATCTCAGAG AGAGATTGGAATCTGCAAACCGCCGCCTGGCAAGCAAGACAcaggaggcccaggctggcagtCAGGACATGGTGGCCAAGCTGCTTGCTCAGA GCTACGAGCAGCAGCAGGAGCAAGAGAAGCTGGAACGAGAGATGGCACTGCTGCGCGGCGCCATCGAGGACCAGCGGCGGCGCGCCGAGCTGCTGGAGCAGGCTCTGGGCAACGCGCAGGGCCGGGCGGCTCGAGCTGAGGAGGAGCTACGCAAGAAGCAGGCTTACGTGGAGAAAGTGGAGCGGCTGCAGCAGGCACTCGGGCAGCTGCAGGCAGCCTGTGAGAAACGGGAGCAACTGGAGCTGCGTCTGCGGACTCGCCTGGAGCAGGAACTCAAGGCCCTACGTGCACAGCAG AGACAGGGAGGTGTCCCaggtggtggcagtggcagtggtgggTCCCCAGAGCTCAGCGCCCTGCGACTATCAGAACAACTGCGAGAGAAGGAGGAGCAGATCCTGGCACTGGAGGCCGACATGACCAAGTGGGAGCAGAAGTATTTGGAGGAACGTGCCATGAGGCAGTTTGCCATGGATGCGGCTGCTACGGCTGCCGCCCAGCGTGACACCACTCTTATCCGACACTCCCCCCAGCCCTCGCCCAGCAGCAGCTTCAATGAGGGTCTGCTCACTGGTGGCCACAGGCATCAGGAGATGGAAAGCAG GTTAAAAGTGCTCCATGCCCAGATCCTGGAGAAGGATGCAGTGATCAAGGTCCTTCAGCAGCGCTCCAGGAGAGACCCAGGCAAGGCCACCCAGGGCTCCCTTCGTCCTGCCAAGTCGGTGCCATCTGTCTTCACGGCTGCAACAGCAGGAACCCAGGGCTGGCAAGGGCTCTCTTCTAACGAGCGACAAGCCGCAGATGCCCCTGCTCGGCTGACTACAG ACAGGACACCCACAGAGGAGCCAGTGGTTCCATCTCCCCCTGCTGCCCATGCCAAACACGGGAGCAGAGATGGGAGCACCCAGACTGACGGCCTACCAGAAagcccctctgcctccctgccacCGGAGCCCGACAGCCTTCTGGGGTGCGGCAATGGCCAGCGAGCAGTGTCTTTGG ACTCCGTAGCTATATCCAGGGTCCAGGACTTGTCAGATATGGTGGAGATACTGATCTGA
- the AMOTL2 gene encoding angiomotin-like protein 2 isoform X1 encodes MRTLEDSSGTVLHRLIQEQLRYGNLTETRTLLAIQQQALRGGAGTGGTGSPQTSLEILAPEDSQVLQQATRQEPQGQEHQGGENHLAENTLYRLCPQPSKGEELPTYEEAKAHSQYYAAQQAGPRPHAGDRDPRGAPGGSRRQDEALRELRHGHVRSLSERLLQLSLERNGARTPSHMSSSHSFPQLARSQQGPPPRGPPAEGPESRGPPPQYPHVVLAHETTTAVTDPRYRARGSPHFQHAEVRILQAQVPPVFLQQQQQYQYLQQPQEHTPPPHPAALGHGPLSSLSPPAVEGPVSAQASSATSGSAHVAQMEAVLRENARLQRDNERLQRELESSAEKTGRIEKLESEILRLSEAHESLTRASSKREALEKTMRNKMDSEMRRLQDFNRDLRERLESANRRLASKTQEAQAGSQDMVAKLLAQSYEQQQEQEKLEREMALLRGAIEDQRRRAELLEQALGNAQGRAARAEEELRKKQAYVEKVERLQQALGQLQAACEKREQLELRLRTRLEQELKALRAQQRQGGVPGGGSGSGGSPELSALRLSEQLREKEEQILALEADMTKWEQKYLEERAMRQFAMDAAATAAAQRDTTLIRHSPQPSPSSSFNEGLLTGGHRHQEMESRLKVLHAQILEKDAVIKVLQQRSRRDPGKATQGSLRPAKSVPSVFTAATAGTQGWQGLSSNERQAADAPARLTTADRTPTEEPVVPSPPAAHAKHGSRDGSTQTDGLPESPSASLPPEPDSLLGCGNGQRAVSLDSVAISRVQDLSDMVEILI; translated from the exons ATGAGGACGCTGGAAGACTCCTCGGGGACAGTCCTGCACCGCCTCATCCAGGAGCAGCTGCGCTACGGCAACCTGACTGAGACGCGCACGCTGCTAGCCATCCAGCAGCAGGCCCTGCGGGGTGGGGCTGGAACTGGGGGCACAGGGAGCCCCCAGACCTCCCTAGAGATTCTGGCACCTGAAGACAGTCAGGTGCTGCAGCAGGCCACCAGGCAGGAGCCCCAGGGCCAGGAGCATCAGGGTGGTGAGAACCACCTGGCAGAGAACACCCTCTACCGGCTATGCCCACAGCCCAGCAAGGGAGAGGAGCTGCCCACCTATGAGGAGGCCAAGGCCCACTCGCAGTATTACGCGGCCCAGCAGGCGGGGCCCCGGCCACATGCTGGGGACCGAGATCCCCGTGGGGCTCCTGGAGGCAGTCGGAGGCAGGATGAGGCCCTGCGGGAGCTGAGGCATGGGCACGTGCGCTCACTGAGTGAACGGCTCCTGCAGTTGTCCCTGGAGAGGAATGGCGCCCGCACCCCCAGCCACATGAGCTCCTCCCACAGCTTCCCACAGCTGGCCCGCAGCCAGCAGGGCCCCCCACCTAGGGGACCCCCTGCTGAGGGCCCAGAGTCCCGAGGACCTCCACCTCAGTACCCTCACGTTGTACTCGCTCATGAGACCACCACTGCTGTCACTGACCCACGGTACCGTGCCCGTGGCAGCCCGCACTTCCAGCATGCTGAAGTCAG GATCCTGCAGGCCCAGGTGCCGCCTGTGTTCCtccaacagcagcagcagtacCAGTACCTGCAGCAGCCCCAGGagcacaccccacccccacatccAGCTGCTCTCGGCCACGGCCCCCTAAGCTCCCTCAGTCCACCTGCTGTGGAGGGACCAGTGAGTGcccaggcctcctcagccacctcGGGCAGTGCCCATGTGGCCCAGATGGAGGCTGTGCTGAGGGAGAATGCCAGGCTGCAGAGGGACAATGAGCGGCTGCAGAGGGAGCTGGAGAGCTCTGCGGAGAAGACTGGCCGCATCGAGAAG CTGGAAAGTGAAATCCTGCGGCTCTCTGAGGCCCATGAGAGCCTGACCAGAGCCTCTTCCAAGCGTGAGGCCCTGGAGAAGACCATGCGGAACAAGATGGACAGTGAAATGAGGAGGCTGCAGGACTTCAACCGGGATCTCAGAG AGAGATTGGAATCTGCAAACCGCCGCCTGGCAAGCAAGACAcaggaggcccaggctggcagtCAGGACATGGTGGCCAAGCTGCTTGCTCAGA GCTACGAGCAGCAGCAGGAGCAAGAGAAGCTGGAACGAGAGATGGCACTGCTGCGCGGCGCCATCGAGGACCAGCGGCGGCGCGCCGAGCTGCTGGAGCAGGCTCTGGGCAACGCGCAGGGCCGGGCGGCTCGAGCTGAGGAGGAGCTACGCAAGAAGCAGGCTTACGTGGAGAAAGTGGAGCGGCTGCAGCAGGCACTCGGGCAGCTGCAGGCAGCCTGTGAGAAACGGGAGCAACTGGAGCTGCGTCTGCGGACTCGCCTGGAGCAGGAACTCAAGGCCCTACGTGCACAGCAG AGACAGGGAGGTGTCCCaggtggtggcagtggcagtggtgggTCCCCAGAGCTCAGCGCCCTGCGACTATCAGAACAACTGCGAGAGAAGGAGGAGCAGATCCTGGCACTGGAGGCCGACATGACCAAGTGGGAGCAGAAGTATTTGGAGGAACGTGCCATGAGGCAGTTTGCCATGGATGCGGCTGCTACGGCTGCCGCCCAGCGTGACACCACTCTTATCCGACACTCCCCCCAGCCCTCGCCCAGCAGCAGCTTCAATGAGGGTCTGCTCACTGGTGGCCACAGGCATCAGGAGATGGAAAGCAG GTTAAAAGTGCTCCATGCCCAGATCCTGGAGAAGGATGCAGTGATCAAGGTCCTTCAGCAGCGCTCCAGGAGAGACCCAGGCAAGGCCACCCAGGGCTCCCTTCGTCCTGCCAAGTCGGTGCCATCTGTCTTCACGGCTGCAACAGCAGGAACCCAGGGCTGGCAAGGGCTCTCTTCTAACGAGCGACAAGCCGCAGATGCCCCTGCTCGGCTGACTACAG CAGACAGGACACCCACAGAGGAGCCAGTGGTTCCATCTCCCCCTGCTGCCCATGCCAAACACGGGAGCAGAGATGGGAGCACCCAGACTGACGGCCTACCAGAAagcccctctgcctccctgccacCGGAGCCCGACAGCCTTCTGGGGTGCGGCAATGGCCAGCGAGCAGTGTCTTTGG ACTCCGTAGCTATATCCAGGGTCCAGGACTTGTCAGATATGGTGGAGATACTGATCTGA